The following coding sequences lie in one Enterococcus sp. 9E7_DIV0242 genomic window:
- a CDS encoding GNAT family N-acetyltransferase, translating into MLDYIIRPLKKEEVYLLETFLYEAIFQRPGVEKLPEYVIHEPEIWVYIDSFGKDTDHCLVAEYRSEIVGAVWTRILGGAVSGFGHLDNQTPEFALSVLEDFRGQGIGKSLMERMVKDLKELGFSQASLAVQKDNYAVRLYQQVGFQIIDENEEEFIMLCKL; encoded by the coding sequence ATGCTGGATTATATTATTAGACCATTAAAAAAAGAAGAGGTCTATTTGCTGGAGACGTTTCTTTATGAAGCGATTTTCCAACGACCAGGAGTGGAAAAGCTGCCCGAATATGTGATTCATGAGCCTGAGATTTGGGTATATATTGATAGTTTTGGTAAAGATACAGATCATTGCTTAGTGGCCGAGTATCGCTCCGAAATCGTAGGCGCAGTATGGACCAGAATTTTGGGTGGGGCTGTTTCCGGGTTTGGACATCTTGATAATCAAACGCCCGAATTTGCACTCTCAGTTTTGGAAGACTTCCGCGGACAAGGAATAGGAAAAAGCTTGATGGAACGAATGGTGAAGGACCTGAAAGAATTAGGCTTCTCACAAGCCTCATTAGCTGTTCAAAAGGATAATTATGCTGTACGACTGTACCAGCAGGTTGGTTTTCAAATCATTGATGAGAATGAAGAGGAGTTTATCATGCTATGCAAGCTGTAA
- a CDS encoding helix-turn-helix domain-containing protein: protein MIFSEKLQLIRKSRGLTQEELAENLHVSRQAVAKWESGQTYPDINNLIAVSTIFGLTVDYLVKDNECEKELKLLDKGSEAALIDFLVQAKKQTYAAKKGKVASSRPMSQDYLYDSDDYLYIDTYLGNSAFSGEEAVWYKSQPIYSMNYQGRVLSESFSSDFLKAALLLNATEKGATG, encoded by the coding sequence ATGATTTTTTCGGAAAAGCTTCAATTAATAAGAAAAAGTAGAGGACTAACACAAGAGGAACTGGCAGAAAATCTACACGTATCAAGACAGGCCGTAGCTAAATGGGAAAGTGGCCAGACCTATCCGGACATCAATAACTTAATCGCTGTCAGTACGATCTTTGGATTAACTGTTGATTATCTTGTAAAAGACAATGAGTGTGAAAAGGAGTTAAAGTTATTGGATAAAGGCTCCGAAGCTGCGTTAATTGACTTCTTGGTTCAAGCTAAAAAGCAAACCTATGCAGCGAAAAAAGGGAAAGTGGCTTCTTCTCGCCCTATGTCTCAAGACTATCTCTATGATTCCGACGACTATTTATACATTGATACTTACTTGGGAAATTCAGCATTTTCGGGGGAAGAAGCTGTTTGGTATAAGTCACAACCAATTTACTCAATGAATTACCAAGGCAGAGTCTTAAGTGAATCCTTCAGTAGTGACTTTCTGAAAGCTGCACTACTGTTAAACGCAACTGAAAAAGGGGCCACTGGATGA
- a CDS encoding TetR/AcrR family transcriptional regulator, translated as MNKKEMLAQLHKKRIIEVAEALFLQYGVEATTMDRIAKEANYSKTTIYKYFESKQEIYYIVTYQSFVMQKKILEEAIEKEQNFFDQYFCLCEEMVVFQKKYPLYFDTLMETIDINSETPILNEIYDIGEEINSILQRLLEKGIKDGMISSNIKFPEVIYIMWSSISGIITMASKKEQYFTQTSDMSITAFRNYGFKILLQGLM; from the coding sequence ATGAATAAAAAAGAAATGCTTGCTCAACTTCATAAAAAACGAATCATTGAAGTAGCTGAGGCTCTTTTCTTACAATATGGGGTAGAAGCGACAACAATGGACAGGATTGCTAAAGAAGCAAACTACAGTAAAACGACAATTTATAAGTATTTTGAAAGTAAACAGGAGATTTATTATATAGTCACGTATCAGAGTTTTGTGATGCAAAAGAAAATACTTGAAGAAGCCATTGAGAAAGAACAGAATTTTTTTGATCAATATTTTTGTTTGTGTGAGGAGATGGTCGTTTTTCAGAAAAAGTATCCTCTCTATTTTGATACATTGATGGAAACCATAGATATTAATTCTGAAACGCCTATTTTGAATGAGATTTACGATATTGGTGAAGAGATCAACAGTATCCTTCAACGACTTTTAGAGAAAGGAATCAAAGATGGGATGATTTCCAGCAATATAAAGTTTCCCGAGGTCATTTACATCATGTGGTCTTCTATTTCAGGAATCATCACAATGGCTAGCAAAAAAGAGCAATATTTTACCCAGACTTCAGATATGTCGATAACTGCTTTTAGAAATTATGGATTTAAAATTTTACTTCAAGGGTTGATGTAA
- a CDS encoding FMN-binding protein, translated as MKHKKKMIYWIVGLVVVASLIFGGNYLYRMQKYKTIVAAIEIAPVDLTQISDGVYTGQFDAVLVGAKTKVTVKSNQITAVELMEHKTELGAKAEKIVDSVVSQQSVQVDAVSGATNSSKVILKSIEKALHSKVSE; from the coding sequence ATGAAACATAAAAAGAAGATGATTTATTGGATAGTTGGTCTTGTAGTCGTAGCTAGTCTTATCTTTGGAGGAAATTATCTATACAGAATGCAAAAGTACAAGACAATAGTTGCAGCTATTGAAATCGCACCTGTTGATTTGACTCAAATATCGGATGGAGTATATACAGGTCAATTTGATGCCGTGCTTGTTGGAGCAAAGACGAAGGTGACTGTAAAAAGCAATCAGATTACCGCAGTTGAACTGATGGAGCACAAAACAGAGCTTGGAGCAAAGGCGGAGAAGATTGTCGATAGTGTTGTCAGTCAACAGTCTGTGCAGGTCGATGCTGTTAGTGGTGCCACTAATAGTAGTAAAGTTATCTTGAAATCAATTGAAAAAGCATTGCATTCCAAAGTGAGTGAGTAG
- the istB gene encoding IS21-like element helper ATPase IstB — protein MIEAYAKQLKLPYLKKNYSTLLQQAIDLDQNFEEFLTQLLTLEIEQRQNNRIQTLIRQSKLPSKVTFDDYMDSHLEVKMKKQIKELKTLRFIDQKENLILMGNPGVGKTHLATVLGMEACLSGKSVLFTNIPNLVIELKESMSANQLNFYKRRFGKYDLVILDELGYVSFDQIGSEILFNLLSNRTTAGSMIITTNLSFDRWEETFKDPMLTAAMVDRLAHRAHVLDLSGPSFRVEDTKKWLN, from the coding sequence ATGATCGAAGCATATGCCAAGCAATTAAAATTACCTTATCTGAAGAAAAACTATTCCACTTTACTCCAGCAAGCGATCGACCTGGATCAAAATTTTGAGGAGTTTCTTACACAGCTGCTTACGTTAGAGATTGAACAGCGGCAAAACAATCGGATTCAAACACTGATTCGTCAATCAAAATTGCCAAGTAAAGTGACGTTCGATGACTACATGGACAGTCATTTAGAAGTGAAAATGAAGAAACAAATCAAAGAGTTGAAAACATTACGATTCATCGATCAAAAAGAGAATCTTATTTTAATGGGCAATCCTGGCGTTGGGAAAACCCATTTAGCAACTGTTCTCGGAATGGAAGCCTGTCTTTCCGGAAAAAGTGTCCTCTTTACGAATATCCCTAACTTGGTCATCGAACTAAAAGAATCCATGAGTGCGAACCAGTTGAATTTTTATAAGCGCCGGTTTGGCAAATACGACTTAGTTATTCTAGATGAATTAGGTTATGTGTCATTTGATCAAATAGGAAGCGAGATTCTCTTTAATCTTCTCTCGAATCGAACGACTGCCGGCTCGATGATCATCACGACGAACCTGTCCTTCGATCGCTGGGAAGAAACCTTTAAAGATCCAATGCTTACAGCAGCAATGGTGGACCGTTTGGCCCATCGGGCTCATGTGTTGGATCTCAGTGGTCCATCTTTTCGTGTAGAAGATACAAAGAAATGGCTAAACTAA